From a region of the Triticum aestivum cultivar Chinese Spring chromosome 7D, IWGSC CS RefSeq v2.1, whole genome shotgun sequence genome:
- the LOC123169590 gene encoding nuclear transcription factor Y subunit C-4 isoform X1 — protein MSPQTETKAGVGFQAGVKDYKLTYYTLLFDPFCLSRLVGAFGAIWIKEMPERRSWKPQLAMGDVAGGSHVYPASAYPPGATVATAPGITPAGSQPTPPFPANPAQLSAQNQLMYEQSQQYQQQLQQLHQRRLQQFWAQQRSEIEQATDIKKHPVQLKRIRKIMKADEGVHMISAEAPVVFSKACEMLTLEMTMRAWMVTKENKRQTLKKSDVAAAVARTDVYDFLADIIPLDEMKEEGVGLHRAGPPPPPLGAPAGAYPYYYPPQLQVPGAAMVHGGQQVPQGHLPHVWIDLQEQQEKEDQQSESG, from the exons ATGTCACCACAAACAGAAACTAAAGCAGGTGTTGGATTTCAAGCTGGTGTTAAAGATTATAAATTGACTTACTACACCCTACTTTTTGACCCATTTTGCCTTTCTAGGTTGGTGGGCGCTTTCGGAGCAATATGGATAAAAGAAA TGCCAGAAAGACGGTCTTGGAAACCTCAGCTTGCAATGGGTGATGTTGCTGGTGGATCACATGTGTATCCTGCCTCAGCCTATCCGCCTGGAGCAACAGTGGCTACAGCTCCTGGCATCACTCCTGCTGGTTCACAGCCAACGCCACCATTCCCAGCAAATCCAGCTCAGCTTAGTGCTCAGAACCAGCTTATGTACGAGCAGTCGCAGCAGTATCAGCAGCAGCTCCAGCAACTGCACCAGAGGCGGCTCCAGCAGTTCTGGGCCCAACAACGGTCAGAGATCGAGCAGGCCACTGACATCAAGAAGCACCCCGTGCAACTCAAAAGGATAAGGAAAATCATGAAGGCCGATGAGGGCGTTCACATGATCTCGGCAGAAGCTCCGGTGGTGTTTTCGAAAGCATGCGAGATGTTGACACTGGAGATGACGATGAGGGCATGGATGGTCACCAAGGAGAACAAGCGccagaccttgaagaagagcgacGTTGCCGCTGCTGTTGCTAGGACCGACGTCTACGACTTCCTGGCGGACATAATCCCCTTGGACGAGATGAAGGAGGAGGGGGTCGGGCTTCACAGAgccgggccgccgccgccacccttgGGGGCTCCGGCTGGCGCATACCCGTATTATTACCCGCCGCAGCTGCAGGTGCCAGGTGCAGCAATGGTGCACGGTGGCCAGCAGGTGCCGCAGGGCCATCTGCCGCATGTGTGGATAGATCTTCAGGAACAGCAAGAGAAGGAGGATCAGCAATCTGAAAGTGGCTGA
- the LOC123169590 gene encoding nuclear transcription factor Y subunit C-4 isoform X2, with the protein MGDVAGGSHVYPASAYPPGATVATAPGITPAGSQPTPPFPANPAQLSAQNQLMYEQSQQYQQQLQQLHQRRLQQFWAQQRSEIEQATDIKKHPVQLKRIRKIMKADEGVHMISAEAPVVFSKACEMLTLEMTMRAWMVTKENKRQTLKKSDVAAAVARTDVYDFLADIIPLDEMKEEGVGLHRAGPPPPPLGAPAGAYPYYYPPQLQVPGAAMVHGGQQVPQGHLPHVWIDLQEQQEKEDQQSESG; encoded by the coding sequence ATGGGTGATGTTGCTGGTGGATCACATGTGTATCCTGCCTCAGCCTATCCGCCTGGAGCAACAGTGGCTACAGCTCCTGGCATCACTCCTGCTGGTTCACAGCCAACGCCACCATTCCCAGCAAATCCAGCTCAGCTTAGTGCTCAGAACCAGCTTATGTACGAGCAGTCGCAGCAGTATCAGCAGCAGCTCCAGCAACTGCACCAGAGGCGGCTCCAGCAGTTCTGGGCCCAACAACGGTCAGAGATCGAGCAGGCCACTGACATCAAGAAGCACCCCGTGCAACTCAAAAGGATAAGGAAAATCATGAAGGCCGATGAGGGCGTTCACATGATCTCGGCAGAAGCTCCGGTGGTGTTTTCGAAAGCATGCGAGATGTTGACACTGGAGATGACGATGAGGGCATGGATGGTCACCAAGGAGAACAAGCGccagaccttgaagaagagcgacGTTGCCGCTGCTGTTGCTAGGACCGACGTCTACGACTTCCTGGCGGACATAATCCCCTTGGACGAGATGAAGGAGGAGGGGGTCGGGCTTCACAGAgccgggccgccgccgccacccttgGGGGCTCCGGCTGGCGCATACCCGTATTATTACCCGCCGCAGCTGCAGGTGCCAGGTGCAGCAATGGTGCACGGTGGCCAGCAGGTGCCGCAGGGCCATCTGCCGCATGTGTGGATAGATCTTCAGGAACAGCAAGAGAAGGAGGATCAGCAATCTGAAAGTGGCTGA